In Sulfitobacter guttiformis, the genomic stretch CCGCGCTGTGATCATCCGGAACGGGACAAGCGCCACCAATGCCAAAGAAAGCTTCACAGCCCAGTCCGCAACCGCCAGTGATACCCATAAAGGTGCAGCGGGTCCTGATCCAAGGATCGGTAGCACCTCGGACGCCCATGAAACATCGGTGCCTGCATGTACAAACGACAGTGCGCCGGAGAATGCGATGGAGAAGAATATTATTGTGTCCACGGTACTTCCCAAGAGCGTGGAAACCAGCGGCGCCTTCCACCAAGCGCCATCCCGCAGCGCCGCGAAAATACCAACGTCAAGCATTTGTGCTGTTAAAAAAGCAAGCCCCGAAGCAATAGCGATGCGTACAGTGACCAGCGGGCCAAACTCGCCCATAATCTGCGTTCCGATCAGTGAGCAAATGATGCCTACGACAAAACCGGCAAGCACAACGCGCCGCGCCGCAGCTGTGCCGTAAACGCGGTTCATCACATCGGTGACCAAAAAGGCGAGGGGGTAGGTAAACGCCCCCCATGTCAGCCAGTTGCCGTATAGGAATTGAACAAGAATGTTGGAGGCCACGACAATGACGGCCATGGCAATAATACCGGGAAAGTGAGTGCGTGTCATAAGTTTAAACCGTTTTGTGCAAGGGTGCGGCGACTTGGCCTGCGGGGATCGCAGACAGGGCGTGCTTTAGGTGGGATCTCCCCACGGTGCAACATTATTCGATGACCACAAATTCCACGATCTGCGTACGTTGTAGGGCGAAAAAATTATCGTCCGAGATAAGTGTGACGTGCATCAGCCCATCCTGATCCGACCACACACTTATTCCTTCAAGGTTATCATAGCGCGCGGGGATTGAAGTCATAAGCGTATATTCACGCGGCGCATGAGGGTCGAGAACGAACATTCGCACGCGGCTGCGAAATCCAATCGGCGTCACTGTGCGCTCAAGCAACCAAAACCGCCCCAGGGCGTCGATGTCGGCGCCCACGGGCACAAATGGCCCCCGCTGGGGAATGTGGGCCGCCACACGCCACTGGCCATCAGTATAGGTATATAGCGGGAAGGGATGCCCGCGGGCCGGCGCTGCTTCGGTCAGGGCGAAAAGCGTTCCGTCCAACCCGATCGCCAAAGCCTCTATACCGGAGTTGTCACCCAAACTGTTCCGGAACGGCAATGCTATCCGGTTACCCGTCCGACCGGTTTGCGGGTCAAGGTCCATTATCCGGTGACGATGTTCGAAGGAGACGAAGGCATGCCCGTTTTCTGCGATGGCGAGGCCTTCGGCATCGGTTGCCTTTTTGCCCAATCTGCGACCGTTTTCATCTGTCAGCGGCCGAAAACTCTGAACCTCCACAGTCTCAAGGACACCGCTACGATCTCGCCTCAACAAAGCTTCTAGGAGATGACCGCGATCAGTGATCACCGTCATGCGTGTGCCTTGTCCGGTGACCTCTATCCCAGACCATCCTCCAAACCAAGGTGCCTCAATCTGCCATCGCAGAACTCCGTCAGGACGCAACGACGGTTGAGCCGACGCGAGACCACACAGGCAGATAAATGCCAGCGCGAGGTGGATCAATTTGCGTCAAGCACCGCTTTACACTGTGCGGGAAGGTCGGCAAGCACGAGTTCGCGGCGCGGTTGCGGGTCCTCCGCCGGTTTTTTTTGCGGTTTGGGCGCTACTTTTGGCGGGTTAATAATATTGGCTTGCCACTGGCGCGCATCATCACAGCCGTCGCCCGCTGGTGGCGGCGTCTGGTCTACACATCCTTGCGCCCCTCGGGGGCAGGCGAGGCGAATATGAAAATGGTAATGATGCCCATACCATGGACGAATTTTGTTCAGATAGCTCCGGTTGCCCCGCTCATCATCGCACATTTGGACCTTTGCACCAGGAAAGACAAAGATCCGCGAAACACGTGGATCCTGTGCGGCAGCCTTAATGATTTCGTGATGCGACCGTGTCCACGCGCTGTTGACATAGGCCCCGCTGGCACGGCGTGTAGAGATAGATGATATATTCTCGCGCTGGCTGCGGGTCAGGCTGAGGGAATTTGGTGGCAACATCCAGATATCGGCATCCAGACCGATCTGATGGCTGCGGTGCCCTGTGAGCATCGGGCCGCCACGGGGCTGACTCATATCACCGACATACAAACCATTCCAGCCGGGCTGCTGGGCCGCGAACTGGCTCAACTTGGTGACCATATCAACCAGCTCGGGGTGGCCATAATTGCGGCCGCGCGCCAAGCGCATTGCTTGCCACGTAGGGCCACTTTCTGCCAGTTCTACACCGCCTGCCAGACATCCTTTTGCATAGCTGCCGTAAGCGGCTGAGGATTGTGCCGTGGGCATCGATTTGGTCCCGAACAGCTTCTTGGCTTCGACATTTGCTAGCGGGCCGGCAAGTTCGCCAATGGTAGGCAGATCTGCTTTTTGCGCTTTTGAACCACTGATATCACGGGCACCGCCACAGCTGGCCACCAGCACACCCAACGCGGCAATCGTCAGAAGCTTTTTAACATTCATTTGGAGAAATCCCCTTTTGGTTTCACCCAGATTAGCAGAACCAGCCCTATGATGAACAGCCCCACCACGGGGGTAATCCCCAATCGCTGGCTACCTGTTATCTGGCTGGTCAGAGCGATCAGCGCAGGGGCGAGAAACGAAGTTGCTTTGCCAGACAGGGCATAAAGGCCGAAGGCTTCCGTCATACGCTCAGGGTTGGCCTGCCGCGTCATCATATTTCGCGACGACGCCTGAAGCGCTCCACCCGCTGCACCAATCACGGCGCCGGCGATAAAGAAGGTGATGTCAGGCATGCTAGAACCTTCGGACAGCGGAATTCCAAGGATCGAAGTGGGCGTAATCATGACGATCAACAGCGCCACCAGCGCAAGCGCAATCACACAAAATACGATGACGGGCATCGGGCCTGTTCTGCGGTCGACACGCCCTGCGATCCAGCAAAAGAAGGCCCCCGAGATCAGCGTGAGGATACCGAAAATACCCACTTGGGTTATCGACCATCCCAGCACACCCACGGCATAGACGCCGCCAAACCCGTACATCCCGTTGAGCGCATCGCGGTAAAACATCGAGGAGCCGAGATAGGCCATCAGGGAGGGATGATGTGGCAGATTTTTAAGCGTAGCTAGCAAATCATTAATGCTTTTTCCGATTAAAACACGCGGCACGCCTGGCTTTGGCACATCACGGATATAGAGAAAAAACGGGATCATAAATACAGCATACCAGACCGCAGCAAGCGGCCCGACAATGCGGGTGTCTGCCTTGGTTGTAGGGTCTAGGCCAAATAGCGGCCTCAGCCCGACCAGCGTCTTTCCGCTGTCAGTTGCCTGAAAGAGGATCAGCATGATCATGAGCGCGACCAGACCGCCGACATAGCCGAAGGCCCAGCCGGAGCCTGAAATGCGCCCCAACTCTGCGGGATCACTATCAAGCTCGGGAAGGTACGAGTTTGTAAAGATCGTCGCAAACTCCATTCCGATCAGGCCGATGCCAAAAAAGAGCAAGGCCCAAAGGATCGAAAAGTCCTGCGGTGCGGTCCACCATAAAGCGGCTGAACCTATGAAATACATCAGTGAAAACAGCCAGATCCATGGAAGTTTTCGCCCCGAATTATCCGCGATGGCACCAAGGATTGGCGCAAGCAGTGCGATGAATATTCCTGCAGCGGCCAGCCCCCAACCCCAATAGGCCTGTGCCTGCGCCCGCGCCGCCCCTTCCGCCATGCCCTCTGCAATCAGATTGGCCGATAGAGTGCTGGCGAAATACGGCCCGAACGTAAAGGTGAGGAGGAGGGTATTATAGGGTTGGCTGGCCCAATCGAAGAAATACCAGCCCCATATCCGCTTGCGTTGTGAAACCACTGACATAAAAACCCGCTCCCCGTTTCTGCGATCATAGAACAGGCTGTATGCGATGGCGCAAGAATTGGTTTTGTCAGTCCTGCATCGGGGGCCATGGGCGTGACGCCTCGGCCAGCGTCCAGTTCATGATCCAGTCTGGCATTGCAGGTGAAGGGATATCCTGCCCCAGTGCCGCCAGAACACGCAGCGGCGCAACAATGCCGTTTTTGTCGGTCACGGCAGCGCGGTACAGGACGTGGCTTGCGCATTCTCCATTCCGCTTCCACATGGATTGCTCGATATATATGAATTTTTGATCCCAGCAGACCGCTCTACTTCTGGTCTGGAAGCGTTCAAATGCCCGAATGCGGCGGCGAAAACGAACATGCGATCCCGCCATTGTCAGACCCCACCTTTCTCGCCGGAGAACGTCGATCAACCCCGCGCGCTGCGCCATTGCGATGCGGCCCAGATCATACAAGGTGAGGGCACGGCCATTGTTCAGCTCCAGAAATGCGTCCAGATCATGCGGCCAGCAGATATGCTGCGAAGCATGCTCTTCGGTTAGCGATTTCAACTTGGGCATGCGGCGGGCAAGATAGACATCTTTGGCCATACGAAGAAACGGGAACATTTATGGGACTCCTTTCCTACTGCACATGACCTATCGGCGGCGTGCGTCAACCATGAACCTCGCGGCACTCTTGTCCTTTTTGCGGATCGCGCTTAACTGCAGTTCTATATCTATTGAAAAAGGACTGCTGCCAGTGACCTCGATTTTTATGATCCTGATGCTTTTGCTAAACATTTTGTGGTTCTTCATCATCGCGCATGTCGTGATGTCGTGGCTGATCAATTTTCAGGTACTTAATACGCGCCAGCCACTGGTTGCGCAAATCTGGTACGGTATTAACCGCCTGTTAGAGCCGATTTACGGGCCTATCCGCCGCGTTCTACCAAATATGGGTGGACTTGATCTGGCGCCGCTTGCGGTTTTGATCGCTGTTGCGGTTGCGCGCATTGTGTTGACCAATAACGCAGCACTTTTTTACTGAGATCCATGACGTCACAGGGCTTAATAGGGGTCGTCAGGCCCTTGCTCCCGTGCAAGTGATATGTGACTCTGCAACGGCTGTATTTCCCAAAAACTAGGTCACCCTTATGTCCGGCGCCGCACCGCTGCTAAAAGATGTATTCGGATTTGACGGGTTCCGCCCCGGACAAGAAGAGATTGTGGAGGCGGTGACTGCCGGAGAAAACGTGCTTGCCATCATGCCAACGGGCGGGGGCAAATCCCTTTGCTTCCAGCTTCCAGCTTTGATGCGTGAAGGGGTCACGGTTGTAATCTCGCCATTGATTGCCTTGATGCGCGATCAGGTCCGCGCCTTGCAAGAACTCGGAGTGGGCGCAGGCGCGCTGACTTCAGGTAATACTCCCGAGGAGACAGATGCGGTCTGGGAAGGGCTTGAGGCGGGCACGCTCAAGCTGTTGTATATGGCTCCCGAACGCCTTGCTGCGGGGTCGGTCATAGGCATGCTAAAGCGTGTGGGCGTGCGGATGATCGCGGTGGACGAGGCACATTGTGTAAGCCAGTGGGGCCATGATTTTCGCCCCGATTACCTTCGTATCGGAGAGCTGAAACGGGCTCTTAACGTGCCCCTTGCCGCATTCACAGCCACAGCAGATGCTGAAACGCAGGCAGAGATTGTCCAAAAGCTTTTTGAGGGGGTGCCGCCACGCGCCTTTTTACGAGGATTTGACCGCCCTAATATTCATCTTGCCTTCGCTGCTAAGGACTCCCCGCGCACTCAGATTCTCGAGTTTGCTGCTGCGCGTCGTGGACAATCTGGGATCGTTTATTGCGGCACGCGGGCTAAAACCGAAGGGATCGCGCGCGCTCTCAACGATGCAGGGCAAACTGCCATTCACTATCACGGCGGGATGGAAGCGGAGGACCGCAGGATCGCCGAGCGCAGATTTCAGCAAGAAGACGGGCTGATCGTCGCCGCCACGGTGGCCTTCGGTATGGGCATCGACAAGCCCGACATCCGCTGGGTCGCCCACGCCGATCTGCCAAAAAGCATCGAAAGTTATTATCAGGAGATCGGTCGCTCGGGGCGGGACGGCGCACCCGCCGAGACGCTGACCCTTTTTGGCCCTGAGGATATCCGCCTGCGCCGTACCCAGATTGATGAAGGGCTGGCGCCGCCTGAACGACGCAGTGCCGATCATGGCCGCCTCAACGCGCTTCTCGGCTTGGCCGAAGCTCTCGATTGTCGTCGCAAAACACTGTTGGGGTATTTCGACGAAGGGGACGTGACCTGTGGAAACTGCGATCTTTGTGACAGTCCTGTAGATACCTTCGACGGAACAACAGCGGTGCGCAAGGCGCTCTCAGCCATGCTACGCACCGAGGAGTGGTTCGGAGCGGGACATCTGATCGACATTCTGCTCGGCAACGAGACGGCCAAGGTCAAACAGCGCGGGCACCAGTCTCTCCCGACTTATGGCGTTGGCACCGAATACTCCAAACCCGAATGGCAAGCGGTGTTCCGCCAGATGATGGGCCGCGATCTGGTGCGTCCCGATCCTGCGCGCCACGGTGCACTGCGTATGACTGATGCGGCCCTGCCTATCCTGCGCGACGAGCAGTCTATCACCCTGCGTCGCGACAGCATCAAAGCGGCGGGTAGTGCGCGCAGGCCCGCTGTCAAAGCGATGGTTAACGATGAGGACGCGCCGTTGCTTAGTGCACTCAAGGCAAAACGGCGCGGGCTGGCCGAAACTGCAAAAGTACCAGCCTACATTATTTTTACCGACCGAACCCTGATCGAGATGGCCGAGACGCGGCCAAAGAACCTCGACCAGATGGCGGGGATCAGCGGGATTGGCGCAAAAAAACTTGAGAGCTATGGCCGCGCTTTCCTTGAGGTGATCAATGGTGAGGCCGAGATGATGCATCCTCAACGGCGCAAGTTGGCAGGGCGGGGTGCGGGCGATCTTTATGACCAACTTCTTGAGGTGCAGGCGGATCTGTCGCGTGGTGCGCTGGGCACAGAAAAGCCGCTGAGTTGTTCAGCATCCCTGCTGGCGAAGGTAGCGCAGCTGCACAATCCCGATGCGGGCGCGATCGAGCGCATTTTAGGTGACAAACGCGCGGAGCGTTTTGGTGCCGCATTTCTGGACGTGCTACGTAGCGCGGACTAGATGGTTCATTGGACATAAAAGGAGCGGATATGCTTGTTGTGATTTCACCGGCCAAGAAATTGGATTGGAGCGAGCGGGATGCGGTTACCACTACTCCCGATTTTCTCGATCATGCGGCACAGCTTGTGGCCGCAGCGCGCAAGTTGAACGTGGAAGAATTGAAATCGCTTATGTCGCTGAGTGATGCCCTTGCAACGCTCAACCGTGACCGCTTTACTAATTTCGCCGAGACACCCGACGCAGATCTGACCCGTCCTGCCGCACTGGCTTTTGCCGGAGACACGTATCAGGGCCTTGAGGCATCTAGTCTGGACACAGAAGAGATGAATTTTGCGCAGGATCACTTGCGCATCCTGTCGGGTCTGTATGGTATTTTACGCCCGCTGGACGCGATCCAGCCCTACCGCCTTGAAATGGGTAGCAGGCTTAAAACCGAAAGGGGCAAGAACCTTTATGACTACTGGGGTAGCGAGATATCGCAGGCGATCAATGCACAAGCACAGGCCACCGGAAGTGACATTCTGGTCAATTGCGCCAGTCAGGAATATTTCGGGGCAGTTGACCGCAAAGCGCTCAATTTGCAGGTAATCACACCGCAGTTCATGGAAGATAAGGGCGACGGGAAGGGCCCGAAAATCGTGAGCTTTTACGCCAAAAAGGCACGCGGTGCGATGGCGCGATTTGTCATGCAGAACCGGATAAAAGTGGCGAAAGGTATTCTGGATTTCGACGCCGGCGGTTATGCTTATACCGCTGCGCTGTCAAAGCCGGATGCGCCTGTGTTTTTGCGCCCCTATCCCGAATCCTGAGCATTTTCCTTTTGGGGAAGGCCTGCCAGTGCTTCGGTTGGAAATACTGGTTCGGTGTCCGAGGGCTGCGCAAGTTTTACATGATCCTCGATCAGGGCGCGGCGCAGGGGTTTGGTAAGGTAATGATCCAGACCCGCCTCGAGGATTGATTTGTCATCGTCCAGCAATGCGTGCGCTGTCATCGCAACCACAGGAATATGCCGACCTGTACGGGATTCGATCTCGCGGATATGTCGGGTCGCCTGCTTGCCATCCATACGCGGCATAGAGATGTCCATAAACACAAGGTCAGGTTTGAAGCTTTGGTATTTTTCCAGCGCTTCCTCACCATTCGCGGCAAATTCGAGCGTGATGTTGAGAAATTTAACCATTTTGCTGAATACCAGTTGATTGGTGCGGTTATCCTCAGCGGCCAGCACGCGCATCTTCCGCAGTTTCGCGGGTGGCATTGTCAAAGGTAAATCCGAACCTTCCGGGGGTGTAATCGTTTCCAGCATGGTGAACAGGGCACGCCGTGGCAGCGGCTTTTGCAACATTCCCACAAAGGGCGTAGCAAGCGGATCGTGTTTGAGCGCGGCGAGATTTGAGCTCAATAGAAGTATCGGGATCAAGCGCTTGCGCTTCGAAACCTCCTCCGCAAGGGCAAGCGCATTTATGTGGGGTAGTTTGTGGTCAGTTATAATCAGATCGATTGACTCATCAAGTTGGGCCAAAGCGGCTGCGGTATTTGCCACTCCGATGGTTTTTAGCTGTAGCTGTGAAAGTTGCCGTTCAAGAATGATGCGGTTGGCCGGTACGTCGTCGATTACCATCACCCGCCGTATCTCCTTGGCTATTGTGGGATAGGCTTTATCAATCGGTCCGTTCGCCACCATTTTAATCTTGAAGCCAAAGCACGACCCGATACCCTCTTCGGAGGTGACCCAAATTTCGCCGTTCATCAATTCAACCAGTCGCTTGGTAATAGCCAAGCCCAGGCCTGTCCCGTCAAACTGTCGATTGCGCTCGTTCTCGACCTGATTAAATTCCCCAAAAATATGTTTGGTCATATGGGCAGGGATACCGATGCCAGTATCCTCGACGGTAAGATGAAGTGTTACCGAACCGCTTTTTTCATTTGCGATGCCGGTGACACGGATAAG encodes the following:
- a CDS encoding queuosine precursor transporter; this encodes MTRTHFPGIIAMAVIVVASNILVQFLYGNWLTWGAFTYPLAFLVTDVMNRVYGTAAARRVVLAGFVVGIICSLIGTQIMGEFGPLVTVRIAIASGLAFLTAQMLDVGIFAALRDGAWWKAPLVSTLLGSTVDTIIFFSIAFSGALSFVHAGTDVSWASEVLPILGSGPAAPLWVSLAVADWAVKLSLALVALVPFRMITARLRAP
- a CDS encoding esterase-like activity of phytase family protein, giving the protein MIHLALAFICLCGLASAQPSLRPDGVLRWQIEAPWFGGWSGIEVTGQGTRMTVITDRGHLLEALLRRDRSGVLETVEVQSFRPLTDENGRRLGKKATDAEGLAIAENGHAFVSFEHRHRIMDLDPQTGRTGNRIALPFRNSLGDNSGIEALAIGLDGTLFALTEAAPARGHPFPLYTYTDGQWRVAAHIPQRGPFVPVGADIDALGRFWLLERTVTPIGFRSRVRMFVLDPHAPREYTLMTSIPARYDNLEGISVWSDQDGLMHVTLISDDNFFALQRTQIVEFVVIE
- the mepA gene encoding penicillin-insensitive murein endopeptidase — encoded protein: MNVKKLLTIAALGVLVASCGGARDISGSKAQKADLPTIGELAGPLANVEAKKLFGTKSMPTAQSSAAYGSYAKGCLAGGVELAESGPTWQAMRLARGRNYGHPELVDMVTKLSQFAAQQPGWNGLYVGDMSQPRGGPMLTGHRSHQIGLDADIWMLPPNSLSLTRSQRENISSISTRRASGAYVNSAWTRSHHEIIKAAAQDPRVSRIFVFPGAKVQMCDDERGNRSYLNKIRPWYGHHYHFHIRLACPRGAQGCVDQTPPPAGDGCDDARQWQANIINPPKVAPKPQKKPAEDPQPRRELVLADLPAQCKAVLDAN
- a CDS encoding MFS transporter, producing MSVVSQRKRIWGWYFFDWASQPYNTLLLTFTFGPYFASTLSANLIAEGMAEGAARAQAQAYWGWGLAAAGIFIALLAPILGAIADNSGRKLPWIWLFSLMYFIGSAALWWTAPQDFSILWALLFFGIGLIGMEFATIFTNSYLPELDSDPAELGRISGSGWAFGYVGGLVALMIMLILFQATDSGKTLVGLRPLFGLDPTTKADTRIVGPLAAVWYAVFMIPFFLYIRDVPKPGVPRVLIGKSINDLLATLKNLPHHPSLMAYLGSSMFYRDALNGMYGFGGVYAVGVLGWSITQVGIFGILTLISGAFFCWIAGRVDRRTGPMPVIVFCVIALALVALLIVMITPTSILGIPLSEGSSMPDITFFIAGAVIGAAGGALQASSRNMMTRQANPERMTEAFGLYALSGKATSFLAPALIALTSQITGSQRLGITPVVGLFIIGLVLLIWVKPKGDFSK
- a CDS encoding acyl-CoA thioesterase, with translation MFPFLRMAKDVYLARRMPKLKSLTEEHASQHICWPHDLDAFLELNNGRALTLYDLGRIAMAQRAGLIDVLRRERWGLTMAGSHVRFRRRIRAFERFQTRSRAVCWDQKFIYIEQSMWKRNGECASHVLYRAAVTDKNGIVAPLRVLAALGQDIPSPAMPDWIMNWTLAEASRPWPPMQD
- a CDS encoding YggT family protein, which codes for MTSIFMILMLLLNILWFFIIAHVVMSWLINFQVLNTRQPLVAQIWYGINRLLEPIYGPIRRVLPNMGGLDLAPLAVLIAVAVARIVLTNNAALFY
- the recQ gene encoding DNA helicase RecQ, translating into MSGAAPLLKDVFGFDGFRPGQEEIVEAVTAGENVLAIMPTGGGKSLCFQLPALMREGVTVVISPLIALMRDQVRALQELGVGAGALTSGNTPEETDAVWEGLEAGTLKLLYMAPERLAAGSVIGMLKRVGVRMIAVDEAHCVSQWGHDFRPDYLRIGELKRALNVPLAAFTATADAETQAEIVQKLFEGVPPRAFLRGFDRPNIHLAFAAKDSPRTQILEFAAARRGQSGIVYCGTRAKTEGIARALNDAGQTAIHYHGGMEAEDRRIAERRFQQEDGLIVAATVAFGMGIDKPDIRWVAHADLPKSIESYYQEIGRSGRDGAPAETLTLFGPEDIRLRRTQIDEGLAPPERRSADHGRLNALLGLAEALDCRRKTLLGYFDEGDVTCGNCDLCDSPVDTFDGTTAVRKALSAMLRTEEWFGAGHLIDILLGNETAKVKQRGHQSLPTYGVGTEYSKPEWQAVFRQMMGRDLVRPDPARHGALRMTDAALPILRDEQSITLRRDSIKAAGSARRPAVKAMVNDEDAPLLSALKAKRRGLAETAKVPAYIIFTDRTLIEMAETRPKNLDQMAGISGIGAKKLESYGRAFLEVINGEAEMMHPQRRKLAGRGAGDLYDQLLEVQADLSRGALGTEKPLSCSASLLAKVAQLHNPDAGAIERILGDKRAERFGAAFLDVLRSAD
- the yaaA gene encoding peroxide stress protein YaaA, translating into MLVVISPAKKLDWSERDAVTTTPDFLDHAAQLVAAARKLNVEELKSLMSLSDALATLNRDRFTNFAETPDADLTRPAALAFAGDTYQGLEASSLDTEEMNFAQDHLRILSGLYGILRPLDAIQPYRLEMGSRLKTERGKNLYDYWGSEISQAINAQAQATGSDILVNCASQEYFGAVDRKALNLQVITPQFMEDKGDGKGPKIVSFYAKKARGAMARFVMQNRIKVAKGILDFDAGGYAYTAALSKPDAPVFLRPYPES
- a CDS encoding response regulator → MSLQQKLTEERRGRLAAERMLELKKAELFAANRKLGRNARELSDEIVDTRAMMESMGEENRKVKSDLTAAHEKIAVVERRLWHSIETIKDGFAFFDGENRLIMANQSYLAVFEGLEVIQTGVNFVTILQALTDEGIVNLNGVEPTAWRQRMLTRFQMRHPEPEIIQLWNGTYIKMIDQRGPGGDVVSLGLDITESVRYERELDAARKLAEAANRAKSAFLANMSHEIRTPMNGVVGMAELLDDTLLTEEQRLYVQTIKNSGEALLIIINDVLDYSKIEANRLELHSAPFDLERACQEVIMLLQPMAREKGVELLLDYDLFLPTDLLGDAGRVRQVLTNLIGNAVKFTTQGHVLIRVTGIANEKSGSVTLHLTVEDTGIGIPAHMTKHIFGEFNQVENERNRQFDGTGLGLAITKRLVELMNGEIWVTSEEGIGSCFGFKIKMVANGPIDKAYPTIAKEIRRVMVIDDVPANRIILERQLSQLQLKTIGVANTAAALAQLDESIDLIITDHKLPHINALALAEEVSKRKRLIPILLLSSNLAALKHDPLATPFVGMLQKPLPRRALFTMLETITPPEGSDLPLTMPPAKLRKMRVLAAEDNRTNQLVFSKMVKFLNITLEFAANGEEALEKYQSFKPDLVFMDISMPRMDGKQATRHIREIESRTGRHIPVVAMTAHALLDDDKSILEAGLDHYLTKPLRRALIEDHVKLAQPSDTEPVFPTEALAGLPQKENAQDSG